Within Raineyella sp. W15-4, the genomic segment TTCGATCCCGATGACCTGGACAGCGTCCCGATCCTGATCGGCGCGACCGCGGGCACCCCGCGGCACTCGCTGGTGCTGGACCACGCGCTGCGGCCGCTGTTCACCTACTTCCGGATGCGCGTGGTCCCCACCGGGGTCTTCGCCGCCACCGAGGACTTCGGCGCCGGTGCCGGCGGGGACCAGCTTGCCCGGCGGATCGGACGGGCGGCGGTGGAGCTGGCCGCGCTGATGGTCGCCACCCCGGATGCGGTGGAGGGCTTCGTCCCGACCGGGCGACCCGACCGCGGTGACGGGTTCAACGTCACGTCGATCACCCCGTTCACCCGGCTGCTGGCCGGCCACGACGGCGACTGAATCCGCTCAGCCGGATCGGCCAATGGCACGGCCGGTCCGGCGGCGACAGCCGGGCGGCGAAGTCGGGCGAGCGAGATGGCGGTTGACCGGCCAGCGGCACGGACGGTTCCGTTCGACCGGCCGATCCGTGTGAAATCGACCACAGACGAGGGGGCGGGGTTCCCACGAGAACCAGGTAAGGCTAGCCTTACCGTCATCGGCAACGGTGCCGATCCCCACCCCCTTCCAGAGGTAGCAGCATGTCTGAGATCACCCTCACCCTCTCCCGGCGTCGGGTCGACCGACCCGCCGTCATCGACGCCGGTGCCCCCTCCGGTCATACCGGCCCCGGCCACGCTCTGCGCGGCATGCAGGAGCTCCACGAGGGGGAACAGGCGGCCATCGTACGGGTCTGCGACGGCTCCGACGCCGCCTGCGCCCGGCGGTTGTTCGATCTGGGCTTCGCCCCGGGGGCGAGCGTGGTGAAGGTGCGCCGGGCCCCCTTCGGCGGCCCCGCCGTCTACCGGATCGCCGACTACGAGATCGCCCTGCGCCCGGAGCAGGCCCGGACCATCCTGGTCGGCACCGAGTCCTCCGAGCCGGTGCAGCCCGGAGCGTACGCCACCCGGTCCTTCGCCGCATGAGCCACGAGCACCACGGCGGCGGAGGCTCCGTCGCCGTCGCCGAGGGCACCCCGCGGATCGCCCTGGTGGGCAGCCCGAACTCCGGCAAGTCCACCCTGTTCAACGCGCTGAGCGGCCTGCACGCCAAGACCGGCAACTACCCCGGGGTCACCGTCACCCGGTACGAGGGCCTGACCCAGACCCCGGCCGGCCCGGTCATCGTGGAGGACCTGCCCGGGGCGTACAGCCTCGACCCGATCAGCCCCGACGAGCAGGTGGTCGACGAGGTCCTCGACCCGGACTGCGACCGGCCCACCTCTCCGGATGCGGTGCTCGCCACCGTCGATGCCACCACACTGCGTCGTTCGCTCGGGCTGATCGCCCAGGTGCTGACCATCGGCCTGCCGACCACGGTGGTCGTCACCTTCACCGACGAGCTGGCCCGCCGCCACGGCCGGCTCGACCTCGTCGCCCTGGAGCGGGCGCTCGGTGTCCCGGTGCGCGGTATCGCCGCCGGGGATCCCCGCGCGGTCGGCGAACTGCGCGAGCACCTCACCCACGCCCGTCACTGGCCACGGCCGGTGATCCCCCCGCCGACCGACCCCGACGAGGTGAGCGGCTGGATCTCCTCGGTGCTGGCGTCCGCCGGCTACCGGGTGCCGGACCTGGACACCCGGAGCCAGAAGATCGACGCCGTGCTGCTGCACCCGGTGTGGGGCACGATCGTCTTCTTCGTGACGATGTTCCTGTTCTTCCAGGTGATCTTCACCGTCGCCGCGCCACTGCAGGACCTGGTCCAGTCGTTCTTCGACTGGCTGGCCGGGCTGGTGCAGACGTACGTCCCGGACAGCTGGCTGACCGGGCTGCTGAGCCAGGGCATCATCGGCGGCGTCGGCTCGGTGCTGGTCTTCCTGCCGCAGATCGCCCTGCTGTTCATCGTCATCTCGCTGCTCGAGGGCACCGGCTACATGTCCCGGGCGGCGTTCCTGATGGACCGGGTGATGGCGCGGGCCGGGCTGGAGGGCCGGGCGTTCGTCGCCCTGTTGTCCTCGCTGGCATGCGCGATCCCGGGCATCATGGCGACCCGCTCGCTGCCGAGCGCGAAGGACCGGCTGGCGACCATGCTGTCCGCGCCGCTGATGACGTGCTCGGCCCGGCTGCCGGTGTACGTCATGCTGATCAGCCTGATGGTGCCGGCCGACGTACGGTTCGGGCCGATCGGGGCCCAGGGCGGGGTGATGTTCCTGCTCTATCTCGGCGGCGCGATCGCCTCGATGGGCACGGCCTGGTTCTTCAGCCGGGTCACCGGTCGGCGGCAGGGGCAGCTGCCGTTCTACATGGAGATGCCGCCCTACCGGTTGCCGCGGCTGGCCACCGTCTTCCACGCAGTGTGGGACGCCTGCGCGGCGTTCCTGCGCAAGATGACGACGATCATCCTCGGCGCCACCATCGTGCTGTGGCTGCTGCTCAACCTGCCGACGCCGTCAGCCGCACAACTGCAGCAGGCCGGCATCGACCCGGCCGACTCCGGTGCCGTCGCCACCTACACCTTGGACCATTCGGCCGCCGGCGCGATCGGCCACGCGATCGAACCGGTGTTCGAGCCGCTCGGCTTCGACTGGCGGATCAACATCGGCGTGATCTCCTCGCTGTCGGCCCGGGAGACGTTCGTCGCGACGATGGGTCAGGTCGCCGCCGCGTCGGATCCGGAGAATCCGGGGACCGCGCTGGAGACGATGACCGTCGACCACGGTCCGCGGGCCGGTGAGAAGCTCTTCACGCCGCCGGTGGTCGGGTCGCTGATGGTGTTCTTCATGTTCGCGCTGCAGTGCATCGCGACGATGGCGGTGATGCGCCGGGAGACCGGCACCTGGAAGTGGCCGCTGATCGCCTGGGTCTACATGTTCGGCCTGGCGTGGGTGATGTCGTTCCTGACCCACCTGGTGCTGGGCGCGGTGCTGTGAGCCCCTCCCCCGCCGCCCCGACTGTCGCCGTGCATCCCGAGGCCACTGCCGATCCGCGGACCATTCGCTGGGTCGTTCCCGCGGGAACGTTCGACTTCGTCGGCGCCCCACGGGTCGTCCCCGGGGCTCTGCAGGCGCTGCTCGACGACGGGTCGCTGAGCGCGATCGCGGTGGAGCCGGCCGCCGTGCTGACCACTGCGGGGGTCGGCAACCCACTGGCCGACCCCGCCGGGCCCGACCCCACCACTGACACCTCGGAGACGTGGCACACGCTCGGCGGCCCGGTGCGCCGGGCCCTGCTCGCAGCCCTGGCCGATCCCACCGACTGGCAGGCTGCGTCCTCCCTCGACGCCCTGCCCGGCGCGGTGCTGGCGGCGGCCGTCGAACAGATCATCGCCGGGGAGGTCGGGGCGTACGTACGCTCCCACGGCGGCAGCGCCCAGCTGGTGCGCGTCGAGGGCAGCGTGGCGACCATCGCCCTGGACGGCGCCTGCTCGGGCTGCCCCGCACGAGGAGCGACGCTGGGGTTGCGCTTCGGCCGGGCGGTCGAGGCACTGTGCCCCGGGGCCGAGGTCGTGCTCGAGGAGAACGGTGTGCCGCTGCTGTTGCGGTGGGGGCGACGGTAGCCGCGATCGCCTCGGCGTCCGGCGGGCTGGATTGCACGATCGGCCCGCCGCCGAGAGCAGGAGCACCTCACCCCACGCAGCCACGCCACCTCCGGCTCCTCCTGACGAGCGAGAACTCGGGAGGTCTGTTAGGATCTGACCCCTCAGGTCGAGGAGGTGGGTGGTGGAGGCAAGCCAACTGGGAGCGATCATTGCTGACCTGCGCCGCTTCGGAGCAGAAGTCACACAAGTCGAAGCCAAGCGCGCAACGGGGGGTGTCCCCAAGTCCCTGGCCGAGACTCTGGTGAGCTTTTCGAACAGCAACGGTGGAACGATTATCTTGGGCCTCGATGAAGCCTCCGGATTCCATTCCGTTGGTCTTGCAGATCCAGGAACCATTGCAACGGCGGTCGAGAGCCTCTGCAGAAACTCCATCACGCCACCCCTGACCCCTGTCCTCGACATCCTCTCGCTCGAGGGCGTGAGCCTCGTGGCCGTCCAAGTTCCAGAGCTTCTGAAGGCCCTCAAGCCTGCATACATAACTGCGAAAGGCATGAATCGCGGCGCATATGTGCGCGTCGGCGAAGGAGACCACCGTCTGACTGATCAGGAGGTACAGCAACTCGTCGCAGACCGGGGACAACCTCGATTCGACTGCGAGCCCGTGGATGGCGCAACCATGGACGATCTTGATCCTGAGAGCATCTCCGGATACGTGCGCAGGCTCCGCGAACGGAGCCCCAAGATTTTTGGCGATGCCGGAATTCCGGTCGTCTTGAGCATGACGGGAGTGCTGGAACCTCAGCCGGGCATCCGCCCCACCATCGGCGGCCTCTTGGCCTTGGGGCGATACCCCCAGCAGTTCTTTCCACAACTGAATCTCACTTTCGTCCACTACCCATCTACAGAAGGTCCGTCGGGCAGCGTCCGATTTCTTGACAACGTGACGATTGACGGCTCCATACCTCTGATGCTCACCGAGGCGATGGCCGCAATAGCTCGGAACATGACTCGCCGAGCCCTCGTCGCTGGAGCAGGACGAAAAGACCTCTGGGAGTACCCACTGGAAGCCTTACGAGAGGCCATCGCAAACGCCCTGGTGCACAGAGATCTCAGCCCCGGCTCCAGAGGTAACCAAGTCCAGATTGAGATGTTCCCCAACCACCTCAAGATCTCCAATTCCGGCGGCCTCTTCGGTGCCGTCACCTTGGAGGAACTAGGCACAGAGGGACGGTCATCCTCCAGAAACGCGACTCTCATGAAGGTCCTTGAGGACGTGACGATCCCCGACACAGACCAGCGAATATGCGAGAACCGCGGATCGGGAATCCGGGAGATCTTGGCCGCGTTGCGCGGAGCAGGAATGAGCCCGCCGAACTTCAGGGACCGCATAACATCTTTCGAAGTCGACTTTCCGAACCACACTCTGCTCGACGAGGAGACCCTCACCTGGTTGCGCCAGCTTGGACGTGAACAACTCCGTGAGAGTCAGGGCACAGCTCTCGCCATCATGCGCCGCGGCGAGATCATGGACAACACCCGCTACAGGGCCGCCACCGGAATTACCGACAGTCGCGTCGCCACATTCGAACTCCAAGATCTCGTGGCACGCGAGCTTGTGACACAATCTGGAACGCGAGGTGGAGCGAGATACTCTCTATCACCGTACGCGGAGGATGCCGGTAGGCCCGGCACCCGGAAACCACGGCCGAATCGGAGAGCCCAGATCAGCGAATACCTGTCACTGACAGGCGAGGCTTCAAAGACGGAGATCAGTAGCTCCTTGAACCTCAATCCGAAGACAGTGGAACACTGGCTCCGGCAGATGAAGGCCGAGGGATCAATCGAACCGACGTCCCCGGGACGCGGGAATCGATCCACGAAGTACCGCATATCATCACGAAACTATCAGGTGGAATTGCCGATCTCCTCATCGCGGCCTTGATTTATCTGCTGGTGAGGGCGTACGTTCCGCCATATCGGCGTGTTCCAGTATAATAGCTTGAACGCATTTTGAATTTGGAACGGCGAGGCGAGGCCGGCCGCGTGGCGCTGCCTACCTCGCCGTCCAGCCCGCGGCCTGGCCGATGAGACGTTTCGTCCTCCCGATGAACTTCGGTGCAGGAGGTCCTCACGGTCGACCTGCCGGACGGCGCCCTGGCGGGTTCGGAACTGGCAGCCTTTCGGCACGGCGCCTCCGTTCGCCCGCAACAGTCCTGATCCGCGGCCCCACCGACAGCCGTCAGGAGTCCATCGCCCGGGGACGCCTCCGACGCGAACGCCGACGGGACGATCGCCGTGCGCCCGGCCTTCTGGACCGCGGAGCTGGTCAGCGGTGCCACCACGACTCAGCCGTTCATGGTGCGCTGCTGGAGGGCGACCCCCGACTGACCGCGATCGCCCGCGACAAGGAGATGTCCCAGAGCGACTGGACCTGACCGGGCGCGACGACATCCCACCTGGCCCGGAGCGACACAGCGTGTGCTCCGGGCCAGGCTTCCTGACTACCTCACCGTGACGGAGACGTCGTCATCGGGGTTCTCGAAGAACTCGTCATCGCCGTAGCCCTCTTTCTCGGGATCTCCGTGGAGACCGCCGGTGATGGCGTACTCCTCTTCGGGTGAGAGCACCAGCTGCTTGCGCCCGAACACCGCGAAGAGCACCAGTGCGGCGACGTACACCACGACGACGGTGTAGATGGCCGCGGTGTAGGCCGGGTTGAGCAGGACACCGACGAAGATCGCCAGGGCGATCACTCCGGCGACGACCGCCCCGGCGATGCCGAACGGGCTGGTGTGGGGACGCAGGGCATCCGGGAACCGTCGGCGCAGGATCACGAACGACGCCATCTGCAGCAGGTAGGACAGCACCGCGCCCCACACGGCGATGTTCAGGACGACCGAGCCGGCCTGCTCACTGCCGTACCCCACGACGAACAGCGACACGAAGCCGATCAGCGCGCCCACGATCAGGGCGAGATAGGGGGTCTGGCGCTCACCGGTCAGGGAGAGGAACTTCGGGTAGTAGCCGGCCCGCGACAGCGAGTACATGTTGCGGCCGTAGGCGAACATGATGCCCTGCACCGAGGCGAGCAGGCCGATCAGGGCGAAGGCCGACAGGATCGCCGCGACGTTGCCCGGCATGATCGCCCGGAAGCCGTCCAGCAGGGGCTCCAGCGACGAGCCGGTGGCGGAGGAGCCGAGCACCGCCGGGTTGAGGAAGAGCACGATCGCGCCGGTGATGACGAGGGTCAGCATGCCGCCGCGACCGGCGCGCGGGATGTCGCGCTGCGGATCGTGCGCCTCCTCGGCGGCCAGCGGCAGCTCCTCGATACCGAGGAACAGCCACATCGCGAAGGGCATGGCGAAGAAGACGGCCCCGACGCCGAACGGCAGGAAGACCGAACCACCGGCCTGCGGCGTGATGTCCCACAGGGTCGAGAAGTCGGCCTTGCCGGAGAACACGGCCATCGCGGCGTAGACGACCAGGATCGCGACGGACATGATCGCCACCACGACGGCGAAGCGGAAGGACGCGCTCGCGCCCGCTGCATTGAGCAGGACGAAAACGACGTAGAGGACCAGCCACCACACCCAGGACAGGCCCATGCCGATCAGGCTGAAACCGCCGGTCAGCTCCGCCATGATGGCGTCCGCGTACTGGGCGGAGAAGAAGATGACCACGCCCGTCGTCATCACGTACTCGATGGTCTCCGCCAGACCGGTGACGAAACCGCCCCACGGTCCCATCGCGGCCCGGGCGAAGGAGTAGGCGCCACCGGTGTGCGGCATGGCCGAGGCCATCTCGCTGATCGACTCGATCATCATCACGTACATGACGACGATCACCACGGTCGCGATCGCGAAGCCACCCCACCCGGCCGTGGCGATGCCGCCGTTCCACCCGGAGAAGTTGCCGGAGATCACGGCGGCGACACCGATTCCCCACAGTCCCGCAAGTCCCGCGGTGCGCTGGAGTCGGCGCTTGTCGAAGTAGTCGGCGTCTGCCTTCTGATAGGTGACGCCCGAAACCGCGCGGGTCCCAGGGCCGGCATCGATGGACATACGCATCCCTTTCTGTCATCGGGCTTCGGTCACCGGATCGGACCGAGGCCCACAGGGGTGCCCGACAACGCGACGGCGGGGGGCTGGACGCTGCGGGGCTCCGGGAAGACCCGGATATCCACGCATGCTAGGAGCCGCCGGAGGGCCGATCGCCGCCGAAAGCCCCGATTCATCAGGCTTTAACGCCCCGAAGCCAACCTCTTACCTGCGGGTTACCTGCGGGCTTACGGACGGACGCGAATCCGTAACAGACCCCCGTGGGCAGGGCTGCCCGGCCCGGCGGCCCGCCCTCAGCCTCACTCCTCGATCTTCGGCAGTTCCGAGGTCTGCAACGACGCGTCCGGATCGATCCAGCCCTCCCCGTCGGGCCGTTCGGCCGGGCGGGCGAGGATCGGGATCACCCGTGGCCAGACGCCCATCGCGCGATCCTCGGCCAGCCGGTCGGCGGTCCGGAGCCGTTCCTCGGCCTCCAGTTCGCTGATGATCTGGTGCAGCACTCCGAGGATCGACCCCCGCAGCAGCCACAGCCCCTGTTCCCGGGCCGGGTCGACGGTCATCAGGTCGGTCAGCATCGCCCGGGCCTCCCCCACCTGGGCCAACGCCTCATCGAGTTCTCGTTCGGCGGCGGCGCCCGCGTGGGTGATCGCGGCCGTCGGGGTCCGCCGATCGGGCCGCCCACCCTCCACCTCGGCCTCGACGAACTGGCCGTAAGCCGCGATCGCCTCGGCAAGGATCTCCAGCACCCAGGCGAACGCGGGCCGGACGTCCTCGCCGTACCCGTCGTCGGGGGTCTCCCGCACCGGCGCCTCCATCGTCACCACGTGCAGCAGGTTGCGGATGTCGAGGACGATCCGCTCCATCGTCCCGGCGCCGAGTTCCAGCACCGGCCCCACATCGGTGGTGCCCAGCGCCCGGGCGTTCATCCGCCGCGCCTCCCGCGCCTCGGTCACCGCCGACCCGGCCCGGGCCACCTGCCCGCTCAGTGACCGGGCATCGGCCAGCCAGGACGCCGCCCGGGCCTGGGTGATCGGCTCGGACCGCATCGACTCGGCGACCCGGGTCAGCAGGTTGGCGGTGCCGCCGGCCGCCCGCCGGACCAGTCGCGCGGCCAGTCGGGAGGGCACCGGCGAGGGCAGCACGACGACGAAGAGGAAGCCGATCGCCGCCCCGATCAGGGTGGTGAGGATCCGGTTCTGCACCGCGACCTCTTGCCCCTGCACCGCGAGGATCAGCATCGCGCTGATCGGTGTCTCCAGGGACTGCTCGCCGAGGTGGAAGACCTTCGCCGAGCCGAGCGACAGCGCCACCACGATCGCCAGGCTCCACCAGGACAGCCCGACGAACTGGGAGACCAGCACGGCGAGCATCACCCCGGTGACCACCGCACCGATCCGTACGACCATGCTGCGCAGGGTGCCCAGGTTGGTGCCCTGGACGACCAGCAGGGCAGTCAGCGGGCCGGTCAGGTCCGGCGGGCCCTGCACGATCGGCATGCTTGCCAGGTAGGCGATCACGGTGGCGGTGGTCAGCCGCAGGATCCACACCGCGGTCGGACGCAGGCGTGCGGGCACGTCGCGCCAGTGGCGCGGGTGTGAGGGCCACAACCGTGCCAGCAGCGACCATCCGAGTGCGCCCAGCCGGGACATACAGCCAGCGTAGTGGGCCCCGTCGACTCGGAGCCAACCCGGGGACCCACGGAACGACGCGGGATGGCACGCGCCAAAGGATCTGTCCGGGAGGCCCTCCGTGACCCGTGACCCGTCATCGCGCGGCACCGACAGTGGGCTCGATCACCTCGACAACTTCTACGGAAGCGGTAGTACTCACATACCCCGACGGGTATCCTGACCGCATGAGACGGCTCCTCATCCTCGGTGCCGGTACCGCCGGCACCATGCTCGCCAACATCCTCCGTCGCGAGCTCACCGAAGACTGGGCGATCACCGTGGTCGACAAGGACGACGACCACCCGTACCAACCCGGTTACCTCTTCATCCCGTTCGGCACCTCCACGCCCGAGCGGATCGTCAAGCCACGGACCCGGTTCCTCCCCCGGGGGGTGGACTTCATCCAGTCGGGCATCCGCACGGTCCGGGCCGACGACGACCAGGTCGACCTCGAGGACGGCCGGGTGCTGGCGTACGACTGGCTGCTGATCGCCACCGGCACGGTGCCGCGGCCCGACCTCACCCCGGGGATGGCCGACGGCCCGCTCTGGTACAGGAAGATCTTCGACTTCTACACCCTGGAGGGCGCCACCCGGCTGCACGACGCCCTCGAGGCGTTCCAGGGCGGCAAGATCCTGGTGCAGCTCACCGACATGCCGATCAAATGCCCGGTGGCGCCGCTGGAGTTCGTCTTCCTGCTGGAGGACTACTTCCGCAAGCGCCGGATCCGCCACAAGGTCGACATCACCTACGTCACCCCGCTGGACGGGGCCTTCACCAAACCGGTCGCGTCCCGGGAGCTGGGCAACCTGCTCACCGACCGCTCGATCCGCCAGGCCACCGATTTCGCCGTGGAGCGGATCGACAACGACCGGCAGGTGATCGTCTCGTACGACGGCCGGGAACTGCCCTTCGACCTGCTGGTCACCATCCCGCTGCACACCGGCCAGCAGTACGTGTTCGACTCCGGCCTCGGCGACGACGCCGGCTTCGTCCCGGTCGACAAGCAGACCCTGCGGTCCACCGCGTACGACAACATCTTCGTGCTCGGCGACGCCAGCAACATCCCGACCTCGAAGGCGGGGGCGGTGGCGCACTTCGCGGTCGAGACGTTCGTCCCCAACTTCCTGGCACTGATCGACGGCAAGCCGATGCCGAACCGCTTCGACGGGCACGCGAACTGCTTCGTCGAGTCCGGCCGCGGCCAGGCGCTGCTGCTCGACTTCAACTACGACACCCAGCCGCTGACCGGCACCTTCCCGCTGCCGGGCGTCGGCCCGCTGAAGCTGCTCGGCCGCTCCCGGATGAACCACCTGGGCAAGCTCGCCTTCGAGCAGATCTACTGGAAACTGCTGCTGCCCGGGCACCGGCTGCCCGTCCCGACCCTGATGTCCATGGCCGGCAAGCACGAGGAGGATTGACGTGCCCACCAACACCCTCAACGACCGTACGTTCCAGGTGAACGACGAGGGCTTCTTCACCAATCGCGACGAGTGGAGCGAGGACCTGGCCACCGACCTGGCCGCGCTCATCGGCATCGAGATGGACGAGGCGCACTGGGCGCCGATCCGCTTCATGCGCGAGGACTCCGCGACGTCCGGCGTCACCCCCACCCTGCGCCGGATGCAGACCGTGGGCGGCTTCGACATCAAGGAGCTCTACCTCCTCTACCCCGGCAAGCCGGCCAAGAAGATGGCCTGGATCGCCGGCCTGCCCAAGCCCGTCGGCTGCGTCTAGTCGGCACCATCCCGTCGACCACGATCGACCGACGGATCAGGAGAACATCATGACCACCACGGAAGCACGCACCGCTCCCGCCCGGATCCCCGACGGATTCATCATGCCGGACTTCGGCCGCGTCCCCGCCCCGGCCGGCGCGGCCACCGGTCCGGCCGGCACCACCGCACCCGCCGAGGCGTACGCCGCCGGCACCCCCACCTACACCGGGCCGCGCAAGATCGCGTTCATCTGTTCCAAGGGCAACCTGGACATGGCCTACCCCGCGCTGATCATGGGCAACGCCGCGCTCAGCGAGGGCTGTGAGGTGCACATCTTCTTCACCTTCTGGGGCCTCGACATGGTCAACCAGAAGACCAACAAGAAGCTGCAGTTCACCATCTCCGGCAACACGGCGATGCACATGCCGGCGCTGGGCAACCTGAGGCCGGGACTGGAGCATGTCTCGCTGCCCCAGCAGCTCGGCGGGCTGCCGGGGATGAGCGCGTACGCCACCCGCTACTTCAAGAAGGAGATGGCCGAGCTCGACATCCCCGACGTCCCGGAGTTCCTCGACCTGATGGCCGCCCAGGGCGCCCACATGTACGCCTGCCGGTTGACCTTCGACATGATGAAGCTGCTCGAGGCGGATCTGCACCCGGCCGTCGAGGGCGTCATCTCGGCCTCCGACTTCATCGTGATCAGCGAGGGGGCGCAGGTCATCTTCATCTGAACCGGGGTCTCTCCGGCCGGGCCGGCCTGCTCCGACGGCGTCCGGCGCAGGCCTTGTCCCGGACGCACCGCCCTGTTCCGGGCGTACTGCTCCCACGCCGGGCACCGGCCCACGCCGGACACGGGCTCAGCCGAACGGGCGGCTCACCCGAACGGGCGGCTCACCCGAACGGGCGGCTCACTCACTCCGGCCGTACGGTCATCGCCAGCACGTCCAGCGCCTCGTCCAGCTGCTGCTCGGTCAGCAGGCCCTGCTCGACGAAGCCCTGCTCCAGCACGACCTGGCGGATCGTCTTGTTCTCCTTCAGCGAGGTCTTGGCGACCTTCGCGGCGTTCTCGTAGCCGATATAGCGGTTCAACGGGGTGACGATCGAGGCGGACGACTCGGCGTACGTCCGGCAGCGGTCGATGTCAGCGACGATCCCGGCGACCGTACGATCCGCGAACAGCCGTGACACGTTGGCCAGCAGCCGGATCGACTGGAGCAGGTTGTTGCCCATCATCGGGATCATCACGTTGAGCTCGAAGACGCCGGTGGTGCCGGCGTACGCCACCGCCGCGTCGTTGCCGATCACCTGGCCGCCGACCTGGATCATCGCCTCGCAGAGCACCGGGTTGACCTTGCCGGGCATGATCGACGAGCCGGGTTGCAGGTCGGGCAGGTGGATCTCCGCCAGGCCGGCGCGCGGGCCGGATCCCATCCAGCGGATGTCGTTGGCGATCTTGATCAGCGACACCGCGATCGTCCGCAACATCCCGGACGCCTCGACCAGCGCGTCGCGCGCCGACTGGGCCTCGAAGTGGTTGCGGGCCTCGCTCAGCGGCAGGTCGGTCTCCCGGGCCAGCTCGGTGATCACCTTCTGGGCGAAGCCGGGGCGGGTGTTGATCCCGGTGCCGACCGCGGTGCCGCCCAGCGGCAGTTCGGCGACCCGGTCCAGGCAGGCCCAGATCCGTTCGATGCCGAGGTTGATCTGGGTGGCGTAGCCGCCGAACTCCTGGCCGAGCGTCACCGGGGTGGCGTCCATCAGGTGCGTACGCCCCGACTTCACCACGGTGGTGAACTCCTCGGCCTTGCCCGACAGCACCGTCGCCAGGTGCTGCAGCGCCGGGTAGAGCTGGTGCTTCAGGGCCCACGCGACGGCCACGTGCACCGCGGTGGGGAAGACGTCGTTCGACGACTGGGAGGCGTTGACGTGGTCGTTGGGGTGCACCCGCGTGCCCAGCCGGTGCGAGGCCAGGGTGGCCAGTACCTCGTTGGTGTTCATGTTGGAGGACGTGCCCGACCCGGTCTGGAAGACGTCGACGGGGAACTCGCCGAGGTGGTCCCCGGCGATGATCTCGTCCGCGGCGTCCCGGATCGCCAGCGCGGTGTCGGGGTCGAGGACCCCCAGGGAGCGATTGGCGCCGGCCGCCGCCTTCTTGACCCGGGCGAGGGCGACGATGAGAGCGGGTTCGAGGGTGCTGCCGGAGATCGGGAAGTTCTCGACGGCGCGCTGGGTCTGGGCCTGGTAGAGCGCCCGGGCGGGCACCTTCACCTCGCCCATGGTGTCGTGTTCGATGCGGTAGTCATCGGTGTCACTCATGGCACCAGTCTCTCCCCTGGTCCCTCGGCCGCATCCCCCGGCCCGTACGACCCCTCCTGCGGCGCCTGGCCTCCTAGACTGGGGCCATGTCCGAAGGCACCGCCGCTTCCCGTCCCGTCGTCGTGGGTTACGACTCCTCCGAGATGGCCTGCCGGGCGGTGATGTGGGCCGCCGGCACGGCCGATCGGCTGGGGCTGCCGCTGACGGTGGTGTCGGCCCGCGAGAACGAGGCGGCGCCGACCCGCAGCGCCGAGGCGGTGCAGCGGGTGCACGAGACCCACCCCGAGCTGCCGGT encodes:
- a CDS encoding DsrE/DsrF/DrsH-like family protein translates to MTTTEARTAPARIPDGFIMPDFGRVPAPAGAATGPAGTTAPAEAYAAGTPTYTGPRKIAFICSKGNLDMAYPALIMGNAALSEGCEVHIFFTFWGLDMVNQKTNKKLQFTISGNTAMHMPALGNLRPGLEHVSLPQQLGGLPGMSAYATRYFKKEMAELDIPDVPEFLDLMAAQGAHMYACRLTFDMMKLLEADLHPAVEGVISASDFIVISEGAQVIFI
- a CDS encoding TusE/DsrC/DsvC family sulfur relay protein is translated as MPTNTLNDRTFQVNDEGFFTNRDEWSEDLATDLAALIGIEMDEAHWAPIRFMREDSATSGVTPTLRRMQTVGGFDIKELYLLYPGKPAKKMAWIAGLPKPVGCV
- a CDS encoding FUSC family protein, which gives rise to MSRLGALGWSLLARLWPSHPRHWRDVPARLRPTAVWILRLTTATVIAYLASMPIVQGPPDLTGPLTALLVVQGTNLGTLRSMVVRIGAVVTGVMLAVLVSQFVGLSWWSLAIVVALSLGSAKVFHLGEQSLETPISAMLILAVQGQEVAVQNRILTTLIGAAIGFLFVVVLPSPVPSRLAARLVRRAAGGTANLLTRVAESMRSEPITQARAASWLADARSLSGQVARAGSAVTEAREARRMNARALGTTDVGPVLELGAGTMERIVLDIRNLLHVVTMEAPVRETPDDGYGEDVRPAFAWVLEILAEAIAAYGQFVEAEVEGGRPDRRTPTAAITHAGAAAERELDEALAQVGEARAMLTDLMTVDPAREQGLWLLRGSILGVLHQIISELEAEERLRTADRLAEDRAMGVWPRVIPILARPAERPDGEGWIDPDASLQTSELPKIEE
- a CDS encoding FAD/NAD(P)-binding oxidoreductase; protein product: MRRLLILGAGTAGTMLANILRRELTEDWAITVVDKDDDHPYQPGYLFIPFGTSTPERIVKPRTRFLPRGVDFIQSGIRTVRADDDQVDLEDGRVLAYDWLLIATGTVPRPDLTPGMADGPLWYRKIFDFYTLEGATRLHDALEAFQGGKILVQLTDMPIKCPVAPLEFVFLLEDYFRKRRIRHKVDITYVTPLDGAFTKPVASRELGNLLTDRSIRQATDFAVERIDNDRQVIVSYDGRELPFDLLVTIPLHTGQQYVFDSGLGDDAGFVPVDKQTLRSTAYDNIFVLGDASNIPTSKAGAVAHFAVETFVPNFLALIDGKPMPNRFDGHANCFVESGRGQALLLDFNYDTQPLTGTFPLPGVGPLKLLGRSRMNHLGKLAFEQIYWKLLLPGHRLPVPTLMSMAGKHEED
- a CDS encoding class II fumarate hydratase; this translates as MSDTDDYRIEHDTMGEVKVPARALYQAQTQRAVENFPISGSTLEPALIVALARVKKAAAGANRSLGVLDPDTALAIRDAADEIIAGDHLGEFPVDVFQTGSGTSSNMNTNEVLATLASHRLGTRVHPNDHVNASQSSNDVFPTAVHVAVAWALKHQLYPALQHLATVLSGKAEEFTTVVKSGRTHLMDATPVTLGQEFGGYATQINLGIERIWACLDRVAELPLGGTAVGTGINTRPGFAQKVITELARETDLPLSEARNHFEAQSARDALVEASGMLRTIAVSLIKIANDIRWMGSGPRAGLAEIHLPDLQPGSSIMPGKVNPVLCEAMIQVGGQVIGNDAAVAYAGTTGVFELNVMIPMMGNNLLQSIRLLANVSRLFADRTVAGIVADIDRCRTYAESSASIVTPLNRYIGYENAAKVAKTSLKENKTIRQVVLEQGFVEQGLLTEQQLDEALDVLAMTVRPE